The nucleotide window TGCCCGGCATTGCTCTCCACTAGGGTAATCGCCCTTGCCAGAATTCCCCTATCTCCTTTTATGATTCCTTCATAGAGCTCATCAACTGTGGGCTCAGAGGAACTGCGTTTTTGAAAACGGATATTTTTTTGAATGGCTGCCGTTTGACCCTCGATCTCCTGTCCCTTTCTTACAACGCTAGAACAGCTTCCTGGGTTATTTGGGTCACTCCATTCCGGTTTATGATCCGTGCCCATTTATTGTGCCACTTCCTCATAACCAAGTTGCTTATAAATCTCCTTGATTACTTTTTGTGCAGACACTGGGATAATCGTTCCCGGACCAAATATGGCCGAGGCTCCATGTTCATACAAAAATTGATAATCTTGAGCCGGTATAACACCACCGATGACAACTAAAATATCTTCTCGTCCTAATTTTTTCAATTCATTCACGAGCTGCGGTAATAACGTTTTATGTCCTGCCGCAAGCGAACTGAACCCAATAACATGGACATCATTCTCAACAGCCTGCCTCGCCGTTTCTTCGGGTGTCTGGAATAACGGGCCGATATCCACATCGAACCCAAGATCAGCGAATGCTGTGGCAATAACCTTTGCCCCGCGATCATGACCGTCCTGCCCCATTTTGGCAATGAGGATCCGTGGTCGTCTTCCTTCATTCTCAAGAAATTCATCGGTCATTCTTTTCACTTCTTCTATCTCTTCTTCATTGCTAAAGGCGGTACTATATACACCGCTAATCGAACGGATTACCGCTTTATGTCTGCTGGCAACACGCTCTATTGCATCAGAAATTTCTCCTAACGTTGCTCTTACTCTTGCCGCTTGAACCGCAAGACCTAACAAATTGTCTTCCCCTGTTTCTGCTGCTTTTGTTAATGCGCTAAGTGCTTCGCCAACTTTTTGGTCATCGCGGCCGGACTTTAATTCGTTTAATTTTTCAATTTGTTTTAATCGGACAGCGGTATTATCAATATCCAAAATATCAATGGCCTCTTCTTTTTCAAGACGATAACGATTGACGCCAATGATTGTTTCTTTCCCGGAGTCAATTTGTGCCTGCCTCCTTGCAGCAGCCTCCTCTATCCTCATTTTCGGCAGTCCTGTTTCAATTGCCTTCGCCATACCCCCAAGGCCTTCAATCTCTTCAATATGCGTCCATGCTCTTTGGACTAATTCATCCGTTAGCTTTTCTACATAATAAGAGCCCGCCCATGGGTCAATCACGTTGGTAATACCCGTTTCTTCTTGTAAAAACAATTGCGTGTTACGCGCGATTCGGGCCGAAAAATCGGTTGGCAGGGCGATCGCTTCATCTAATGCATTAGTGTGCAGGGATTGTGTATGACCCATTGCTGCTGCATGTGCCTCAATGAGTGTTCTTGTGACATTATTAAATGGGTCCTGTTCCGTCAAGCTCCAGCCGGATGTTTGCGAATGTGTTCGCAATGCCAATGACTTTTCATTCTTAGGATTGAATGATTTCATCATTTTTGCCCAAATCAAGCGTCCCGCACGCATTTTAGCAACCTCCATGAAGTAATTCATCCCGATTGCCCAGAAAAACGATAGCCTTGGAGCAAATGAATCAATTTCTATTCCCGCTTTTAGGCCAGTTCTTACATATTCCAACCCATCAGCTAAAGTATAAGCCAATTCAATATCTGCAGGTGCACCGGCCTCCTGCATATGATAGCCGGAAATACTGATACTATTAAACTTTGGCATGTATTTGGAAGTGTATTCAAAGATATCGGCAATAATTTTCATCGACATCTCCGGTGGGTAAATATACGTATTCCGCACCATATATTCTTTTAAAATATCATTTTGGATGGTGCCTGATAATTTCTCTTGACTTACCCCTTGTTCCTCCGCCGTCACGATGAAGAATGCTAAGATTGGTAATACAGCACCGTTCATTGTCATCGAAACGGACATTTGATCAAGTGGGATCCCATCAAATAGTGTTTTCATATCAAGGACTGAGTCGATTGCAACTCCCGCTTTCCCCACATCCCCAACCACTCTTGAATGGTCTGAGTCATAGCCGCGATGTGTAGCTAAATCAAAGGCGACCGATAATCCTTTTTGCCCCATGGCCAGATTGCGGCGGTAAAAAGCATTACTTTCTTCAGCAGTTGAAAATCCTGCATACTGCCTTACCGTCCATGGACGGTTTACATACATGGTTGGATATGGCCCTCGTGTATATGGAGGGAGTCCTGGAAGGTTTTCAAGATGCTCTAGCTCATCCCGATCTTCTTTTGTATAAAGCGGTTTTAATGTGATTTGCTCATTTGTTTCAAACAGTAAGTCATCAATAGTCGTTACAATTTCCTGTTTAACTTTTTCCTGCCATTCTTCCTTAGTAATAAATTTCTGCTCATCAAACAATGAACTATTTTGAAAATCAGGCTTTTGTCTTTTCAATGGTGTTCACCTCCATGTCAGCTAAAAGGGTGGAAATGGCTTCATAGCAGTTACTTTTTAAATGAATAAACTGTTTAATACCCTCGTTCATCCACCTGGCTTGATTTTCTTTTTCAGGGAGCCCCGCTAAGTAAAAAGTTCGCTCAGGCAATTCTGCCTTCAAGCCCATTAAAATTTCATGACCCAAGGATTCATATTGGTCATTCGTACCACATAGACAAAAGTATTTAACGGGTTGTTGTGTAACAAATTGTCTAGCATCTTCTACCGTTAAAATAGGGCGGCCTTCTACAGAGTTGATGCCACCGGAAGCAAAAAATCCCTTCATAAAATCGAGTCTTGACTTATATTGTTTTAATTCTCCTAGACAAATCATGCCGACAGTCGGTACAGATCCAAATTTCCCTTCAAGATACTTCGCTTTACTGCGCAATTCCTCAAATGGTTCGGCCAATCTCTTAGATGTGACAGCTTCGATTCTTACTCCACCTGCAAAACGAGATTGTTCCCTCGAAAGTGGTCTGCTGGGTACTGTTTCATCTAAATTCGCATAAACATTTGTGCCAACAATACTTTGCTTCCTTGTCTGAATATCAAGATTCCTTCTTTCATAGACAGAGGTAATTTCATGCTGCAGCCAATTCGTTTTTAATACTTCAAGGATGCCGCCACTGGCTTCGATTTGTTGAAAGAAGGACCACGCCTTTTCTGCTAATAGGTTTGTTAATTCTTCCACATACCAGGAACCACCTGCAGGGTCAATCACTTTTTTCAGATGTGCTTCCTCTTTTAAAAGAAGTTGGACATTTCTAGCAATCCTTTCTGAAAAGGGTGTTGCGCCACTGTGTTCATCGAAAGGACTTACATGTAAATATTGAACACCACCAATGACAGCCGCAAATGCTTCATTCCCTGCTCGAAGTAAATTTACATGTGGGTCATGTACAGTTTTAGTGGAAGAAGATGTTTCTGCAGCAATCATCATTCCGCGAGACTTTTCATTTACACTGTATAGTTGGGTGATTCGATTCCACAGAACACGTGCTGCCCTCAGTTTAGCAATCTCCATGAAAAAGTTTCCGCCAATCGCAAATTGAAAGACCATTTTACCGAGGATTTCTTCTAGTTCCATTCCTTTTTCCTGAAGCTTTTCGAGATAATATACCCCTTCTGCTAAAGAAATACCGAGCTCTTGAACCCCATTCGCCCCGCCATTATGATATGGCACCGTGTCGATTAAGATCGTACGTAAATTAGGAAATAATATACTCGATTGTTGGATATTTTCAAGCCAATCCTTGAGAAATTCTTCTGAAATAAGACCATCCTCTGCAAATAGTGCAACCGGATCAGCACCGATATATCCGCGGATTTGGTCTTGTCCATCCAAATTAGTTACTTGTTTATGAAAAGCCGATTGTAAATCTTTGGCGTTGATAGCAAATGGGTATTGGACATTGAAATTCCCCAAAATGTTGACAAGGCTTTCTTCTCTTTCAAATAGTGCCTCTTTAACTTCAAATGAAATAGCAGATTGTCCTTTTTCAAACGATTGATGGAGTTTCACTTGCAACTCTTCAGGCGTTTGATAGGAAATGCGCTGTGCGGCTTTCCATTCATTTGTCCTATATCCAAGCGGGTAAATCCCTCTTCTAAAATCCGAAGCACCTGGAAATTCCGAGATTGGCTGCTCATCTGTCTTGGAATAAAGCGGTTTCAAAACTATATTTTCATATGTAGTAGTTTCTAAGGATTTAACTGTTTTTCCTTTTAGAGATGACTCCGCTTTCTCCTTCCATTCATCCAATGTTTTAATAACAAATGCCTGACTTTTTATTTTCCCCAATCTTCTCAACTCCCTTCCACTTGTTTAATTGAAATAAAATTCAATTAATTCTCCTACGTACTATTTTATGGTATTTACATAAGACTAGCAATACATTAAACCAAACAACCGCTGCATCGGATGCAGCGGTTATTTCTTAATAAATTGACGTTGTAGATTTTGATGTATTTTCTAGAATTTCTTTCACACGCTGTAAGAATCGGCCGCTAACAAGTCCGTCCAGGACTCTGTGATCAAGTGACATACATAGGTTCACCATGTCACGGACCGCAATCATGCCATTGTTCATCACAACTGGGCGTTTGACAATGGATTCCACTTGGAGAATCGCAGCCTGTGGGTAATTGATGATTCCCATTGATTGAACAGAGCCAAACGAGCCTGTATTGTTTACCGTGAATGTTCCGCCCTGCATATCGTCAGACTTCAACTTTCCAGTTCTCACTTTCACAGCAAGCTCAGAAATTTCACGGGCAATCCCCTTTATCGTCTTTTCATCTGCATTCTTAATAACAGGAACAAAAAGCGCATCATCGGTTGCAACCGCTATTGAGATATTGATATCCTTCTTTTGAATAATCTTATCCCCGGCCCACATCGAATTAATCTGCGGGAATTCTTTTAAAGCTTGGGCAACTGCCTTCACAAAGAAAGCAAAGAAAGTTAGATTAAATCCTTCTTTTTTCTTGAATTCATCCTTAAGAGAGTTTCGATATTCCACCAAATTGGTTGCATCGACTTCGACCATTGTCCAGGCATGTGGTGCTTCATGCTTGCTGCGCAGCATATTTGCAGCGATTGCTTTTCGAATGCCTGTTACAGGTATCTCAATATCGCCGGCTGCCAATGGAACATCTACCGCTGGGGCTGGGGTAGACACTGGCTTTCCTACATCTTGTTTAGCAGACGGTGCCGATGCTGGCTCCTTCTGCGCTTCAACCTTTTGAGAAGTAGTAGGAATATTTCCTGACTCGATTATTCTCAACAGGTCTTTTCTTGTAATTCGCCCGCCTGCACCGGTGCCTGACACCTGAGTTAAATCAATGCCATGTTCTTGTGAAATTTTCAGAACAGCAGGTGAATAACGGGCTTTGTTGCCTTGATCTACCTGGACTGCTACTTCAGCATCGCTGGACGTTTCCTTTTGTTCGCTTCCAGATGCTGACGGTTCCTCAGCAATACCGCCTTCAATCTCAATCGTACAAATAATCTCCCCAACGGCAAATGTATCGCCTTCGTCTGCAATTAGCTCTTTGATCACACCTGTAAAGGAGGATGGGACTTCCGCATTTACTTTATCTGTCATTACCTCTGCAAGGGGATCATATTTATTGACTTTATCGCCGACAGATACTAACCATTTGCTAATCGTACCTTCGGTTACACTTTCCCCTAACTGAGGCATTTTAATTTGTTCCATTGCCACTATTTCCAAACCTCCTTAATACTCAGCAAGCTCACGCATTGCTTTTTCGACCTTTTCAGGGTTTACCATAAAGAATTTTTCCATTGTTGGTGCATACGGCATTGCCGGAACCTCAGGACCAGCCAGACGCTTAATTGGAGCATCCAGGTCAAACAAACAATGCTCGGCGATAATTGCTGATACTTCACTCATAATGCTTCCTTCTTTTGTATCCTCTGTTACAAGCAGCACTTTACCTGTCTTAGACGCGGCCTCAATGATCGCTTCTTTATCAAGTGGATAAACGGTACGTAAATCAAGAATATGAGCTGAGATTCCATCCTTAGCAAGTTTTTCTGCTGCTTGAAGGGCAAAATGAACACATAGTCCATAGGTGATCACCGTGATGTCATCGCCTTCACGTTTTACATCTGCTTTTCCGATTGGTAATGTATAATCTTCTGTTGGTACTTCGCCTTTAATTAAGCGATAGGCACGTTTGTGTTCGAAAAATAGCACAGGATCATTATCACGAATCGCTGCCTTCAATAGACCTTTTACATCATAGGGAGTAGAAGGCATCACAATCTTCAATCCGGGTTGGTTTGCAAATACGGCCTCAACCGATTGGGAATGATAAAGTGCCCCATGCACCCCACCGCCGTATGGTGCCCGAATAACCATCGGACAGCTCCAGTCGTTATTTGATCGATAGCGAATTTTTGCCGCTTCTGAAATAATTTGATTTACTGCCGGCATGATAAAATCAGCAAATTGCATTTCAGCAATCGGACGCATGCCGTACATCGCGGCACCGATTCCTACCCCCGCGATTGCAGATTCGGCAAGTGGTGTATCAATGACTCTTTCTTCGCCAAATTGCTCATACAAACCTTGAGTAGCTTTAAAAACGCCACCTTTTACACCAACATCTTCACCAAGAACAAACACCTTTGAATCCCGTTCCATTTCTTCTCGAATGGCCATTGTTACTGCGTCAATATAAGAAATTACTGCCATGTTCCGTCCCCCTTACATGTTCCCATAAACATATTTCAATGCATCCTCTGGTGCTGCATACGGGGCATTTTCTGCATAATCAGTAGCCTCGTTTACTAATTTCATTACGCGATCATTGATTTCTTTTTCCAGCTCATCATTCATGACGCTAGTTTCTTTTAAATAAGCGCCAAAAGTGATAATTGGATCTTGTGTTTTTGCTTTGGCCACTTCATCAGGTGCCCGATATGAACGATCATCATCATCAGATGAGTGCGGTGTCAGACGGTAAGAAACCGTTTCAATCAACGTGGCACCCTCACCGCGGCGACCGCGGTCAGCAGCTTCTTTTACCGCTTTATAGACTTCGAGCGGGTCGTTCCCATCAACAGTAAATCCTGGTATTCCATAGCCAATTGCTCGATCCGATACTTTCTCGCAGCCTAATTGTTTTTCAATCGGGACGGAAATGGCGTATTTATTATTTTCACACATAAATATGACAGGAAGCTTGTGTACACCCGCAAAGTTTGCACCCTCGTGGAAATCCCCTTGGTTAGAAGAACCTTCACCAAACGTGACAAAGGTTACAAGATCTTTTCTTTCCATTTTTCCTGCCAGGGCAACACCTACAGCATGTGGAACTTGTGTCGTTACCGGCGATGAACCAGTAACAATCCGATTTTTCTTCTGACCAAAGTGACCTGGCATTTGCCGCCCGCCGGAATTCGGATCTTCCGCTTTGGCAAAACCTGAAAGCATCAATTCCTTTGGTGTCATACCAAACGTTAACACCACACCCATATCACGATAATATGGCAGTACGTAATCCTTATCCTTATCTAGGGCAAAGGCAGCACCAACTTGGGCGGCTTCTTGACCTTGACATGAAATAACGAACGGGATTTTACCTGCACGGTTTAAT belongs to Neobacillus sp. OS1-2 and includes:
- the scpA gene encoding methylmalonyl-CoA mutase; the encoded protein is MTKEEWQEKVKQEIVTTIDDLLFETNEQITLKPLYTKEDRDELEHLENLPGLPPYTRGPYPTMYVNRPWTVRQYAGFSTAEESNAFYRRNLAMGQKGLSVAFDLATHRGYDSDHSRVVGDVGKAGVAIDSVLDMKTLFDGIPLDQMSVSMTMNGAVLPILAFFIVTAEEQGVSQEKLSGTIQNDILKEYMVRNTYIYPPEMSMKIIADIFEYTSKYMPKFNSISISGYHMQEAGAPADIELAYTLADGLEYVRTGLKAGIEIDSFAPRLSFFWAIGMNYFMEVAKMRAGRLIWAKMMKSFNPKNEKSLALRTHSQTSGWSLTEQDPFNNVTRTLIEAHAAAMGHTQSLHTNALDEAIALPTDFSARIARNTQLFLQEETGITNVIDPWAGSYYVEKLTDELVQRAWTHIEEIEGLGGMAKAIETGLPKMRIEEAAARRQAQIDSGKETIIGVNRYRLEKEEAIDILDIDNTAVRLKQIEKLNELKSGRDDQKVGEALSALTKAAETGEDNLLGLAVQAARVRATLGEISDAIERVASRHKAVIRSISGVYSTAFSNEEEIEEVKRMTDEFLENEGRRPRILIAKMGQDGHDRGAKVIATAFADLGFDVDIGPLFQTPEETARQAVENDVHVIGFSSLAAGHKTLLPQLVNELKKLGREDILVVIGGVIPAQDYQFLYEHGASAIFGPGTIIPVSAQKVIKEIYKQLGYEEVAQ
- a CDS encoding methylmalonyl-CoA mutase subunit beta; protein product: MGKIKSQAFVIKTLDEWKEKAESSLKGKTVKSLETTTYENIVLKPLYSKTDEQPISEFPGASDFRRGIYPLGYRTNEWKAAQRISYQTPEELQVKLHQSFEKGQSAISFEVKEALFEREESLVNILGNFNVQYPFAINAKDLQSAFHKQVTNLDGQDQIRGYIGADPVALFAEDGLISEEFLKDWLENIQQSSILFPNLRTILIDTVPYHNGGANGVQELGISLAEGVYYLEKLQEKGMELEEILGKMVFQFAIGGNFFMEIAKLRAARVLWNRITQLYSVNEKSRGMMIAAETSSSTKTVHDPHVNLLRAGNEAFAAVIGGVQYLHVSPFDEHSGATPFSERIARNVQLLLKEEAHLKKVIDPAGGSWYVEELTNLLAEKAWSFFQQIEASGGILEVLKTNWLQHEITSVYERRNLDIQTRKQSIVGTNVYANLDETVPSRPLSREQSRFAGGVRIEAVTSKRLAEPFEELRSKAKYLEGKFGSVPTVGMICLGELKQYKSRLDFMKGFFASGGINSVEGRPILTVEDARQFVTQQPVKYFCLCGTNDQYESLGHEILMGLKAELPERTFYLAGLPEKENQARWMNEGIKQFIHLKSNCYEAISTLLADMEVNTIEKTKA
- a CDS encoding dihydrolipoamide acetyltransferase family protein, with the translated sequence MAMEQIKMPQLGESVTEGTISKWLVSVGDKVNKYDPLAEVMTDKVNAEVPSSFTGVIKELIADEGDTFAVGEIICTIEIEGGIAEEPSASGSEQKETSSDAEVAVQVDQGNKARYSPAVLKISQEHGIDLTQVSGTGAGGRITRKDLLRIIESGNIPTTSQKVEAQKEPASAPSAKQDVGKPVSTPAPAVDVPLAAGDIEIPVTGIRKAIAANMLRSKHEAPHAWTMVEVDATNLVEYRNSLKDEFKKKEGFNLTFFAFFVKAVAQALKEFPQINSMWAGDKIIQKKDINISIAVATDDALFVPVIKNADEKTIKGIAREISELAVKVRTGKLKSDDMQGGTFTVNNTGSFGSVQSMGIINYPQAAILQVESIVKRPVVMNNGMIAVRDMVNLCMSLDHRVLDGLVSGRFLQRVKEILENTSKSTTSIY
- a CDS encoding alpha-ketoacid dehydrogenase subunit beta — encoded protein: MAVISYIDAVTMAIREEMERDSKVFVLGEDVGVKGGVFKATQGLYEQFGEERVIDTPLAESAIAGVGIGAAMYGMRPIAEMQFADFIMPAVNQIISEAAKIRYRSNNDWSCPMVIRAPYGGGVHGALYHSQSVEAVFANQPGLKIVMPSTPYDVKGLLKAAIRDNDPVLFFEHKRAYRLIKGEVPTEDYTLPIGKADVKREGDDITVITYGLCVHFALQAAEKLAKDGISAHILDLRTVYPLDKEAIIEAASKTGKVLLVTEDTKEGSIMSEVSAIIAEHCLFDLDAPIKRLAGPEVPAMPYAPTMEKFFMVNPEKVEKAMRELAEY
- a CDS encoding thiamine pyrophosphate-dependent dehydrogenase E1 component subunit alpha, with protein sequence MELMVEKRHEALGLSDEKVLEMYETMLLARRIDERMWLLNRAGKIPFVISCQGQEAAQVGAAFALDKDKDYVLPYYRDMGVVLTFGMTPKELMLSGFAKAEDPNSGGRQMPGHFGQKKNRIVTGSSPVTTQVPHAVGVALAGKMERKDLVTFVTFGEGSSNQGDFHEGANFAGVHKLPVIFMCENNKYAISVPIEKQLGCEKVSDRAIGYGIPGFTVDGNDPLEVYKAVKEAADRGRRGEGATLIETVSYRLTPHSSDDDDRSYRAPDEVAKAKTQDPIITFGAYLKETSVMNDELEKEINDRVMKLVNEATDYAENAPYAAPEDALKYVYGNM